GTGAGGCTGGGCCATGGAAGGATGCAATTAATTGTCATCACTATTGTGGTTACAAAAATAGCCCTTGAGGAGAACAGTGGTGCTCCCTGGTTGAGGAAGACAATGAGACCCAAACCACAACAGCCTTTTTCAGTCACTTCAGTGCTGTTCCTCAATTTAATGGCCTTTGCAGTAGACCTCAGACCATAAAACCTAGAAATATAGTTTCACTTTGGCCCACGCAGAAGCTGGCTTTCTCATCCTTGCTAGTAAGCCAAAATTTAACAGCAGTAGGTAGCATAGTAAACTCCTGTAATGATAAAATACCCTAATTTTTACAGATTATCCTCAGGGACATTTGTCAGCAATGTTTGAAGGGTCCATAATTaacactgaaatgcatttttcaaaataaatcaacaatTTGGTGATGCCtaacactgttttttattttgcacatttgtttgtttcctcagtGGGAGcttaatttaaaactttgaaTCAGAGGAAGCCTTTCTATTGACCAAAATTCATTAACTCTCCCTATTAATAAATTTGCAGTCCAGAAGGGACCATTAGATCTTCCCATCTGGTCTCCTGAGTAGCACAGGCCCTGACATCATGCGCAAATATGCCTGCACTGAGCCCAGAAATGTGTGTTGAGGCTAATGTATATCCTCCAGAAACATAGACCAGGTTCGTGGGTAGAAGTAATGTGTTCAGTTGGATCAACTCTTTTTTTTagagtagagaaaaaaaaaaaaaaaaaaaaaggaaaaaaaaaagaggttaaacATTTGTTAGATATGAATAGAGAATCCATCACTTTTTTGGTCTTCCTCTTTGACTATTTAAcacaaatgttaaaattattgGTAGCATTAGCTAAAGTATGGACAATATTTTCCTtgaatgaatgttttttgtCTTAATGTTGTAGTATGGCTTGATGTTTCCAGCATATTCTGTTCACTTTTAACTCATCAGTGGCCTGGAAGGAGAGTCCTGAGTTCTGTAAATACacttagtatttttaaaggtttctttaaTCCAGGCCTCTTGGTGACGTGTCCTAACTGCAAGTGCCTCAATTTCAGTGGCTGTTTCTCTTGGACAGCACTGATCTTGTCTCCATAAGGTAAATCTCTCTACACTATCCAATGGAGGAATGTGTGAACATATTTTATCTTTGCTGTCTAGTTATCACatgagaaatctttttttttttcttcaagttcaAAGAAGTCTTAAAGGGAAGTAGAAAACATAATTCAGAGAGATAGGGAGAAGAAGCATTATTAATATGTTAGGGGTATTAGAAATTTTTGCTTATCAGCTTAGATTAGTCTGGATGTGATGTAAGCacaaatatatggaaaatatattttaacataagaatttggggaggggggaagtggggaagggaggaacaGGCAGGAAGTTATCACTCACCTGACTTTGCAAGCAACCCAGAGCAGGAAATCAGGTGTAGAGAAACAGGGTTTTACTCTATCACTTCATATTTCACTGCCTTCTGTTACAGACAGGAAGAGTTTCCCCCACCACCTTGGCATGAATAATGATGTCTTCCTGTGAAGGATACTGAAGGAAAATGTCTGGACAGCAAGAGCTGTCCACGTCCTGCCCGTGGGCCTGGATATCATAAGGACACCAGGTCCTTGCCATTTCCAGCCCTAACTCCGTGTCCACAACCCTTGGCATTGCAACCCATAGAAACTGGTGACCACAGCTCCTGGAGCCAGTCACCACCCAGCTCACCATGAATCCCCAGCATCACGGGTTTGGTGATTGCAGGCGTCTGGAGAAAGGGCTGACACACACTGATAGGACGCTGCTCCGTGGTTGCAAAACCCTGTTGCtaatggcagcacagcacaaaatCAAAGGCTAGTGGGACGTGATTTATTGTTTGACAGTGCCTTCCAAACCTTCACtagtgttttgaaaatatcatGCTCTGCAAAGAATATCATTTATCAAAACTAATGAAAGCTTTATTCCTTTCATCATATAATgtctcatgtttttcttcagacaaaGTTCCTTTCTGGTCTTGCACCAACTACATTTTCCAGCTTGCATCAACAAGCATTTGCTAAGAATAATCACTGGAGAGCCTGGAAACTGATTTCACAAAATGTCCTCAATCTTAGtttgtgaaggaagaaaagatatgCAAAATTAGCAATGTTTTTTCAGTCAGCAGAATGGGGTGTGCATACtgctttccagacagaaaagcaaaaacataatGCCTTGCCTGAATGTTATGCAAAATAGAAGGTGTATACTTTTGTGAAATGTGTTCAAGATGGTTGTGAGGTAAGTCGAGTCCCATGCCTCTGAAATGAGCTGAGGGACTACAGTAAGACCTGGCATTACAGCGAAGGCCTATTGCGTACTCGAGCTATTAGCTAAATCTAAATAAGCCCTTTGCTCACATGACATATGATGTCTTGAGTGTCCCAGAAAGCTTGGGATAACCCTTCTGCAGATGGAGCCACACAGCTGCACTTGCAAGGGTGAACTGCCATGGTGCAGCCCATTCCCACAAGACAGTGCTCAGGAGTGGATCACTTTTATAGGGGCTGGAAGCGTAACTGAGGGAAGGCTTCAGGAAGGTTTGCTGTGCAGAGTGGGGTGCATTGGATGGTGCTTGAGGCAGACAGGGGTGTCTGTGGTCTGCCACCCCTCCTGCAGGCACCTCACTCACCCTGCTGGTTCGAGGTCCGCCCGCCCCAGATCCTGCCCTGACCGTGGCTCACACCAGATGTTCTGGAAGAGAGTGCAAGGAAACCTGAAGGCGACAGCTACAGAATGACCTGCCAGTGGGAGAAGTTCCCTCCAAATCCCATTACTTAGAGGTTGGCTTCCACCCTGTAGCATTAAACTTTATATCCCAAGTGCTCTCTGTGTTTATTTGCTCTCCATGTCCCCATCACAGTAACTCTGAATCTTCTGGCTAGCCACTGAGAGAACAAAGGCTCTCCCTgccatttttctatttaaaattatgtctgTTCTGGAAGGactttataatttttaaaatcctagAAGGACTTTTCTGCTCTCAGGAAATAGTTCTGTTCCCCACAGAaggctgcagcagtgacaggGACGCCTTCCTGGTGTGCTGTTTACAGAGCCAAACATAGTAAATGTGCAGAAGAGGCGATGCTGAATAATGCCCTTCCAGTTATACTGTGTTACTGGGGGATGGTAATGGTAGGGACACACATAAATCAGTGAAGTGTGAAGAGAGGGCAGACAAACAATGCTTATAAGTGATTGCTTCTAATTATTCTGAATTATTATTGATGAACCAGAGACTGATAAAGGCATGGGTGTCAAATGGAACTTTTGGGTGCTCAGCATTTTGAGCATCTTGTTTATTCTCATCCTGGCATGGATGCCAGTGTGTAACCATCAGCAGTGTTTGGTAGAAATGTCATTTGTAACTCTTAACTTgacagtgtattttaaatacagaaatcctCCCCTGATAAAGTTGCCAGGGAGAATAAGTCACTAAACATTTCAAATGGCAATACTACCAGCTCATCCCCTTCCAGCAGTCTTGGTGCTGTGAAGACAGGTCTGAGACCCATCCTTCAGTGAGGAACACAGCTCCCAGCCTCAAaacttccctgctgctctctgcagccagccaggtGGCTCAACTAGGCTGCTTCTGCCAGCCTGCCTCATCCAGGACTGAATGCTCCCTCAAGGAAGGGTCTTTGCTCTAAGGGGATTTCTgcaaggagcaggagcacagaagaaatgaaggtgAAATTCATGATACAGCTGGCTGGGAAGGGTCTGCCTTGGGTATCTGTGCAGCACCCTAGCATATGACCAAGGTACCTTAGTGTTATCTCCACAGTACCAATATCCCAGTAATGTCAGTGTGGGAAAGAGAGAGTACACCAGGTCtaaagcagagggaaaggcaagggcaaaattaaaattagaaaaaaaagggttgtagttaaaaaaaatctcagctgaaATAATAAGAGAGtattgaaataatattaaattattactCACAGGGACCATAGAAAAGGCTGGGAGAGAAGAAGGACTAAGAGTATAGAAAAATGAATggagaatagaaagaaaaaaaaaaaaagaaatgaggagaaaatcAGAGACGGAATAAATCATTAttgtcactttttatttttttagaaaatttgtttttgtacagCATTTGGCTTAACCATATTTCAAACAGACTGCCTCAAAGAAATTTGTAGCCCTGGAAATGGAGGCCAGAGACAAATTGTATATACTCACTCTGACTCTTCTTGGAAGCTACAGATGTTCATTGTTTGGATGCACAATGGACAGATTAATATCTCCAGATGTTCACCAGCCATCCTCCCAGAACATTGACGGGCAGAACAGGGAATAAATGCTTTTAGCAGAAACTTCAGTTTCTGCTACTGcttcagataaaacattttgtcaGTGTTTATTTTGTGGGGAGCACCTGCTCCAAATATACAGAGCCTACGCTACACAGAAATGCTCTTCCATGTCACAACCAACATCAAAAGAAGCTGTAAACTGTCCATGCAAGTGCTGATGAACTGGCTTGCAAAGAGAATGAGACTCCGGCATTGTTCTTGACTGTTTTACCTGATAGGAGTaagcagatatttaaaattacaggAGTATTTATGTGGTTGGGTGGTTTACAGAGTCAGTACAGGGGAGGGAAGTCAGTACTTCCCTCGAGCCAGAGACTTAATAAGGCAACTCCTGGAAGAAACATGAACAGAAATTTGTCCATAATTATTATTCACGGGGAAAGAAGCACACATCAATTTAGCATTTCCAAAGGTGACACAATTAGTTgttatatatgcatttattcttGTAGAAAAACTTGTGGTGACATTTTGGAGAAGGATGTTGATAACAAATGCccattttaatttgaagagaaaagctGCTTACCACCAATTTTCACTGCCATTTTACATAAAAACACAAGAGAGACACtgctgaaaaatacttcagcagcagtgcccTACTCCCCCTAACTGAAAATTGTTcatctggttttgaaaatattatcaTTAATATTATTGCCATGATCCCCTCTCATTCCCATTCATGAATTCTCACTGGCAAAAAAAGTAACCTGCTGAAGCAAACATACTTAATCCTGCAAAAGTAATGTAAGTGAATGAAATAGGCTTCCTGCCTTCAATATATTAATCTGTAAGagaaaaaaccaaaacaaaacaaaacaggatttGGTCTTCCACCAGTACAAGGAGAATGTTAAGGACATGTGTGCTTTTTCCAACTTGAATAATTTCAGCGACATAGATGCTCAAGTGGTGTCTGGGAAGACTTGAGTCTTGGGTTACAGCTACATAACAAACGCCTGCAGTCGTGTATCTCACCCACAGAACAAGAGCAGTGTCCTGCAAGAGGCCATGCCATTTCATGGGcctgctgaaatatttttttttctcctggctctgcccagtGTGGCACCAGGTTTCTTCTGGGGTGGCCAGGTCACTTTGGCTGACTGGCATTGCTCTCAAAATGACTTTACCATAagacaatggaaagaaaagacttGGAAAACTGAAGGGAAAATCCTGGCTCTTCTCCAGTGAAATCACTGAGGAATTTAGCTACTCTTTTCAAGAGAACAGAGAATTCACCCCAAGAAGATCAATATCCAAATATTCCACACAATGTATGTTCAAGCTGTTGATACGCAGCAATTTTGAACTTCTGCCTGCAGGTTGGTAACCCAGttctacaggaaaaaacacattttgcgACAGCCAGCAGAAACAGATAAGAAAGAGACCTTTGATaggaaaaatatgatttaaaaaaaatagtatgccATTAAAAGAAGTATAAATACACTTTATATTACATGAGTGGactgtgttttctttagtgTACGTgccatttttattaattcataCACTAAGTGCTAATGTGTTTCCTAATGCCATTAGGTGGTGCTTTCAGTAAGTAATATAATAAATAGTTCTTGAACAGTCCTTTTCTGCAtcatgttctcatttttttcagtagaataaaatttaaatcaaacaCGACAGTGCCTCCTCCTTTTGAACTCCTCGACCTCACACAAGGCTGTGTATCACGTTTCTGAGGCACTCTGGCTCCCCTCGGGTGTGATAAACTGCACTTTGGGCACGATGAGAGAGGGATTGGTTCTCCGCATGGAGTTGCTCCTCCGTATGGAGTTGTTTCTCCTCATGGAATTGCGTTTCCGTAGGGAGTTTTGGTGGGACAGCTCACTTTTCTGCAGGGTCTGAATGAGAATTGATGGCTTCTCGTCAAGCTCTCGAGCGCTGCAACGTGGTGCTGCCACTTTGACGGTGTTGCCGAATTTGGAGTAGTCAACAGCATATACGCCTTCCTCTTCAGTGACGATGGGCACGAAGCGGTGACCCCACAGGATCTCCTCTGCTATGTAGGAGGTTCTTGCCTGCGTTGTGATGCCAGTCGTTTCTACGACGCCTTCAAGTATCACTATGAGCTCCAGATCCTGGAGTGCCAGGTCAGCAGCAGAGATATCATAAAGAGGACTCCGCTTGTCTATGACGTGACAAATGATTAAGGGAGCCACCAGGAAAATATTGTTACTTTCAATGGGGTTATCCACAGGGATATCTACTTGGTGAATGGGTATGACTTCTCCTTCAGGGGTCGTAGTCTTCCTCACAACCTGGATTCTCACCGAGGCACTGATGATCATGCTCTTCCTCAGGTCTCCTACTCGAAACATGAAGCAAAGTTTGCCATTTCGAACTGCAATGACTGCCTGCCTGCTGAAAATCAAAGTCTCTGCCCGCCTGTGAGCTTGTGCAGTTTTCATGAATATGCAGCCCAGCATGACAGCATTGATGATCAGACCCACAATGTTCTGTAGGATCAAGACTGTGATGGCCAAGGGACATTCCTCTGTCATCATCCTGCCCCCAAAACCAATGGTCACCTGAACTTcaatggagaagaggaaagcagaggtgaaAGACCTGGAGGGGAAGATTGCACAAAGTTAACTCAAAGTACATCGAACATAAACTGATAAGCTATTAGCATGTACTTTCTAGAAACAAATGGCCTTAGAGGCCTATTTTTGCAGTCCTTGTACATTTAAGTTGTCTGTTAACATCAGCGGAAAGACTGCACTCTTGGTGACTCAGTGTTTGCATGGTCAGAGCAGCATCTAATGgtgagaggggaaggaagaccTGAGAGCCTGAGCTCCTATAAGACCATCTGTAATAGGAGGTGAACCTGAGAAGCTCACTAGAACCTCTGTTCCGGAAGATATGTCCCACACCATGTTAGCCGACAGTGCTTTAACTTGCAGCATGACTTTCTaccttctccttcccacagaGATCTTGGTGGAGCTGTGGTTTTGGAGACAGGTGAGCAACTGGCTGCACACTGACATTCTCCCACCACCCTGCACCTGGAAAAGAAGCTGGGAAAATGGCAGCATTTCACTCACACTACCTGCCCGTCTGTCCTGAACCCCTTTAAAAGGATTCCCTGGAGGGAAAGGGGACATTCCCACATTTCTCACACCTCCCAAACCCACGCTTGCCTCACGACTGAGCCTGCCGGATcaggctgcagagggaaggcagtggCCTCCACGGTCCCCTCTGCGCATCcctgcaggaggacagcacTGTGACCCTGGGCTTGGGTTTAGCTCACTGTTGTGTCAAGGCTAGCTGGAAAATTTCAACAAAGAAGTGTACTGTAAAAGTGTGAGTTAAGTTAAATGTCCCTGATAAGCTACAGTGCTGGACATCAGAGTAGGCTGTCCACAAGCTTTCCAAAACACATGGTTTATAATATTGAACAATGTCACCTCCCCTGTATACACCAGgatctttaatttctgtttataacACAGATATGTCCTTCACCAAAGTCTCTTATGTCCAAAACTTGTACCTTGGAATTTATTTGGTAGACATGGGATCTCATGAACTAACATTATAGTTACCCTTTTAACACAGTGCAACACACAAACACTTGAAGCATCCTCATTCTCATTGTGGCTTTAACTATGGAAAATATATATCCTGTCCTAAAGATGGACATTCATTGCATTcattggttttggtttgctttccaatgaattcatttttaaataacttcttaTTGTTctggtgttgttgttgtttgtttttcctaaccATATTTGCAGTGAGCCTGGGATCATTGGGATCATGAAGAGGCATTACAATAGCATAGGTAATACCAGGGATAATTTTCTGTAGAATGAGAAAGCTCATCTTTCAGAAAACCAGCCAGCCTCCACATAGATAACTTTGAAAGAACTTGTCATTTCGTTCCCCACCCTCCGCCATTCTTTGGCAGATCCCCTGTATTGAGGGGTTTATTTCCGCATTTCATTCTAAAGAAATCAGTGATGAGGGATTTTATTAATGTAATTCAGGGAATGATTTCTATGCTCATAAATATTCATCTACATGCAGAATTAAACTTTTGGCTGAAACTTAATTTCATTCAGCTGAAGGCTCTGTGCAGTGAAATATTCTGATTCCCCTTAACAGTAGccattttaaaagggaaaaaagaaggggggggggggaatctaCCTTTTTACAGCAGAAGTAACAGAAGCAGCAAGCTTGTACAGCATTTTGAACATGCGAAGAGGGATCCATAAATGCCAAATCACTCTATTCCCAGCTCCCTCTCTTCAGAGCTCTGCAAGTTTTCCTCTTTGGACTATGTTTGATTTGCGTGGCAAAGTGCTTCTAGCTTTAGAAATTCTGCAgtactttgaaaaattaaagtgttGTGCAAGTTCCATCCAATGATTAGAATTTCCAAAGCCAGGTTTCCCATAAATCTGTAATGGCACCTACTCAAAAAGCTCTCCTGAAATATCTTTGGGCCTAAATCTCAGAAAaagtaagttaaaaaatatttgctattatTTTGGCAGATTGTCTCAGCATGAAATGTTTTACATCCAGCAATTCACTGCTCTTAAAAATATCAGCAGTCATACTGCTGTTGCATGGCTGTGTCCAAAGTGGTAGCCAGGTTTAAGAAGATGAAGATAAAAGATTTTCTATGGCTTGAAGATGGATACTTGAGCAGCAGTTTGCTGAAACTCCTCAGGCACTCACAGCAGAGCGCGATGTGTGCTGTTTGTTATGGGCTAAGCCACACAGCCACACCAGTTCATTGGCTCTGCTTATCCCCATCCCTCCAGGCTGTTCTTGCAGCAGTGGGCTTGCTGGGGAGGTAGTGAGAGGCCATGGCTCTCCTTTGTCCTGGTGGCATGAAGCCCTCAGCACCCAGAACAGGCTTTGTGGGGTGGTCTGGGAGTCCCAAGGAGGCCTCCAGGCAAACAGGGGAGTGTCCTCCCAGCTGATGCCGGAGAGCTGCTTGGGTGCAGCTACCTGCTAGTTTGGGTTGGACAAATCCCACACATCCTTCTCTCTAGGACCAATACACCAGAAAGGCTGGGGGTGACACCCCTGAAAGACTTCCCCAGTAGGCACAAGCTGGGCCATGACATCTCACTTCAGAGGCAACTGTGGCCACttaatggaagagaaataagagcagcctccccctgcctcAGCCCCCAAAGTTGAGGAAGGTTGGCTTGGAAAATCCCTGTTTcctttcagtttgaaaaaacTCATCTAGCAAAACAAGTGTCAAAGTGAAGGTAGAATGAAATCACTGCTCCCTCATGAGCCAGATCTGATGTGCCTTCATACTTGCTGAGGTGCCTCAAAACCTACATGCAACTCCACGTTGGAGTTTTTCTccaagaggaggaaagaggagtGGATACcctcagccagctctgcagccccctcaTGGTCCCTACCACACTGCACCATGTAAAGGCAGTTGCTCTGGCCATTCTGAATCTGGATCTTTCTGCTTAAAAACCTTGTGCTGTAAAAAGAGATGTTACTGATGGCAGAGCAATCTTGTTGCTTACCCCCATCTCCAAGTAACAAACACTTCTTCTAGCCTGTGTAAGTATGTGCCAGTTTGTCAGAGCCTTGAAAAttgccatggctttggggacggagaggaaaatacttttctttaatAGCTGACATTTAACCCAGCAGTCCCTTAAGCTTTCACTGTCTGATACATCATGCACGTCATGGAAACAGTTCATCCGTCAAACCACTGGCCTGTGGCTTCACCAAGGGACAGGCATTTTGGAGCTGTCTCATGGGAACTGTCTCAAAAGACATCTAGCTTTGCCCTAAGCAGCACTTTTCTTGCTAGCTGACACCCATGGCCAGTGCCCTGCCTCTCAGGCAGCGCTTTTGGGGTGGGCGACCTTTTACCAGCATGGCAAGCGGCTTGCACCACGCTCAGGATGCTCCCGCTGCCATAGACAACATTACAATACGTGTAACACAT
This is a stretch of genomic DNA from Cygnus atratus isolate AKBS03 ecotype Queensland, Australia chromosome 1, CAtr_DNAZoo_HiC_assembly, whole genome shotgun sequence. It encodes these proteins:
- the KCNJ8 gene encoding ATP-sensitive inward rectifier potassium channel 8; this encodes MLARKSIIPEEYVLARIAAENLRKPRIRDRPRKARFIAKNGACNLAHKNIREQGRFLQDIFTTLVDLKWRHTLVIFTMSFLCSWLLFAMMWWLVAFAHGDMDPSTEGTTNSTKWTPCVTCVRSFTSAFLFSIEVQVTIGFGGRMMTEECPLAITVLILQNIVGLIINAVMLGCIFMKTAQAHRRAETLIFSRQAVIAVRNGKLCFMFRVGDLRKSMIISASVRIQVVRKTTTPEGEVIPIHQVDIPVDNPIESNNIFLVAPLIICHVIDKRSPLYDISAADLALQDLELIVILEGVVETTGITTQARTSYIAEEILWGHRFVPIVTEEEGVYAVDYSKFGNTVKVAAPRCSARELDEKPSILIQTLQKSELSHQNSLRKRNSMRRNNSIRRSNSMRRTNPSLIVPKVQFITPEGSQSASET